From a single Glycine soja cultivar W05 chromosome 19, ASM419377v2, whole genome shotgun sequence genomic region:
- the LOC114400135 gene encoding glutamate synthase [NADH], amyloplastic-like isoform X2, with the protein MKVTDALEMLVRMTHRGACGCEANTGDGAGILVALPHAFYQEVVDFELPPQEKYAVGMFFLPKSKKRREESKRIFSKVAKSLGHTVLGWRSVPIDNTGLGKSALQTEPVIEQVFLTPSAQSKIDLERQMYILRKLCMAAITSALNLQNDGIADFYICSLSSRTVVYKGQLTPAQLRDYYFADLGNERFTSYMALIHSRFSTNTFPSWDRAQPMRVLGHNGEINTLRGNVNWMKAREGLLKCKELGLSENELKKLLPIVDANSSDSGAFDGVLEFLLHSGKSLPEAVMMMIPEAWQNDKNMDSQRKAFYEYFSALMEPWDGPALISFTDGHYLGATLDRNGLRPGRFYVTHSGRVIMASEVGVVDIPPEDVCRKGRLNPGMMLLVDFVKHTVVNDDALKEQYSLARPYEDWLKRQKIELKDIVNSVHESERVPPPIAGVAPLSNDDADMENMGIHGLLVPLKAFGYTVESLEMLLLPMAKDGVEALGSMGNDTPLAVMSKREKLTFEYFKQMFAQVTNPPIDPIREKIVTSMQCMVGPEGDLTEITEEQCHRLSLKGPLLSTEEMEAIKKMNYRGWRSKVIDITYSKECGKRGLDEALDRMCAEAHDAINEGYTTLVLSDRAFSKKRISVSSLLAVGAVHQHLVKTLERTRVALIVESAEPREVHHFCTLVGFGADAICPYLAIDAIWRLQVDGKIPPKASGEFHSKDELVKKYFKASNYGMMKVLAKMGISTLASYKGAQIFEALGLSSEVIEKCFAGTPSRVEGATFEMLACDAFQLHELAFPSWVFSPGSAEALALPNPGDYHWRKGGEVHLNDPLAMAKLQEAARTNSVDAYKQYSKLIHELNKACNLRGLLKFKETAVKIPIDEVEPASEIVKRFCTGAMSYGSISLEAHTALAMAMNKIGGKSNTGEGGEQPSRMEPLPDGSMNPKRSAIKQVASGRFGVSSYYLTNADELQIKMAQGAKPGEGGELPGHKVIGDIAVTRNSTSGVGLISPPPHHDIYSIEDLAQLIHDLKNANPAARISVKLVSEAGVGIIASGVVKGHADHVLISGHDGGTGASRWTGIKNAGLPWELGLAETHQTLVANDLRGRTVLQTDGQLKTGRDVAIATLLGAEEFGFSTAPLITLGCIMMRKCHKNTCPVGIATQDPVLREKFAGEPEHVINFFFMVAEEMREIMSQLGFRRVNEMVGRSDMLEVDKEVVKSNEKLENIDLSLLLRPAAELRPEASQYCVQKQDHGLDMALDNKLISLSSAALEKGLPVYIETPIYNVNRAVGTMLSHEVTKLYHLAGLPNDTIHIRFTGSAGQSFGAFLCPGITLELEGDSNDYVGKGLSGGKIVVYPPKESNFDPKENIVIGNVALYGATRGEAYFNGMAAERFCVRNSGAKAVVEGVGDHGCEYMTGGTVVVLGKTGRNFAAGMSGGIAYVLDVDGKFQSQCNLELVDLDKVEEEEDILTLRMLIQQHQRHTNSLLAKEVLDDFENLLPKFIKVFPREYKRVLASMKSEETSKDAVVHAAKHEQDDEAQAVEKDAFEELKKLATASLNEKPSQAESPKRPSQVTGAIKHRGFVSYEREGVQYRDPNVRMTDWKEVMEETKPGPLLKTQSARCMDCGTPFCHQENSGCPLGNKIPEFNELVYQNRWHEALERLLETNNFPEFTGRVCPAPCEGSCVLGIIENPVSIKSIECAIIDKAFEEGWMVPRPPVQRTGKRVAIVGSGPSGLAAADQLNKMGHTVTVYERADRIGGLMMYGVPNMKTDKVDIVQRRVNLMAEEGIDFVVSANVGHDPLYSLDRLREENDAIVLAVGATKPRDLPVPGRELSGVHFAMEFLHANTKSLLDSNLEDGNYISAKGKKVVVIGGGDTGTDCIGTSIRHGCSSVVNLELLPQPPPTRAPGNPWPQWPRIFRVDYGHQEAAAKFGKDPRSYEVLTKRFIGDENGVLKGLEVIRVCWEKDATDKFQFKEIEGSEEIIEADLVLLAMGFLGPESTIAEKLGVDRDNRSNFKAGYGHFSTNVKGVFAAGDCRRGQSLVVWAISEGRQAAAQVDNYLVKEDKDHRNQDGLVKRQQGLYKKQHGSSKHTVMTYRWLL; encoded by the exons GTTGCTAAATCTCTGGGGCATACAGTTCTTGGTTGGCGGTCTGTGCCTATTGATAATACAGGATTGGGCAAATCGGCCTTGCAGACCGAACCAGTGATTGAACAGGTGTTTCTTACACCAAGTGCTCAATCAAAAATTGATTTGGAAAGACAG ATGTACATATTAAGGAAGCTCTGCATGGCTGCTATTACATCTGCATTAAACCTCCAAAATGATGGCATTGCAGATTTCTACATCTGTTCACTTTCATCAAG GACTGTTGTTTACAAAGGTCAGCTAACACCAGCTCAGTTGAGGGATTATTACTTTGCAGATCTTGGCAATGAAAGGTTTACGAGCTACATGGCCCTG ATACATTCACGGTTTTCTACAAATACTTTCCCTAGCTGGGATCGTGCTCAACCTATGCGTGTATTGGGCCACAATGGAGAAATCAACACACTCAGAGGCAATGTTAACTg GATGAAGGCACGTGAGGGTCTACTGAAATGCAAGGAGCTTGGTTTATCAGAGAATGAATTAAAGAAGCTTTTGCCGATTGTGGATGCAAATTCATCAGATTCAG GAGCTTTTGATGGTGTGCTTGAGTTTTTGCTTCATTCGGGAAAAAGTCTTCCTGAAGCTGTTATGATGATGATTCCTGAAGCGTGGCAAAATGACAAGAACATGGATTCTCAGCGTAAAGCATTTTATGAATACTTCTCAGCTCTCATGGAGCCATGGGATGGGCCAGCTCTTATATCAT TTACTGATGGTCACTATCTTGGAGCTACATTGGATAGGAATGGACTGCGACCGGGGCGTTTCTATGTCACCCATAGTGGACGGGTTATTATGGCAAGTGAAGTTGGGGTTGTAGACATTCCACCAGAAGATGTGTGTAGGAAAGGAAGACTTAACCCTGGCATGATGCTGTTGGTTGATTTTGTGAAGCATACAGTTGTAAATGATGATGCCTTGAAAGAGCAATACTCTTTGGCAAGACCCTACGAGGATTGGCTCAAAAGGCAGAAAATTGAACTCAAAGACATCGTTAACTCTGTTCATGAATCTGAAAGAGTGCCGCCACCCATAGCAGGAGTGGCTCCA CTATCCAATGATGATGCAGATATGGAAAATATGGGAATTCATGGTTTATTAGTTCCACTGAAAGCTTTTGG ATATACAGTTGAATCATTGGAAATGCTATTACTTCCTATGGCCAAGGATGGTGTAGAAGCCCTTGGGTCAATGGGAAATGATACTCCATTGGCTGTCATGtctaaaagagaaaaactcaCTTTTGAGTATTTCAAGCAaatgtttgctcaagtgacaaACCCTCCTATTGATCCTATTAGAGAGAAAATAGTCACTTCTATGCAATGTATGGTTGGTCCAGAAGGTGATCTTACAGAAATCACTGAGGAGCAATGTCACCGCCTTTCACTAAAAGGTCCCCTTTTATCCACTGAAGAAATGGAagccattaaaaaaatgaattataggGGATGGCGCAGCAAAGTTATAGACATAACTTATTCAAAGGAATGTGGTAAGAGAGGGTTGGACGAAGCCTTGGACAGGATGTGTGCAGAGGCACATGATGCAATTAATGAAGGCTACACCACTCTTGTGCTGTCTGATAGAG CCTTCTCAAAGAAACGCATCTCTGTGAGCTCCCTCCTGGCTGTTGGTGCTGTTCATCAGCATCTAGTTAAAACTCTTGAGCGCACTAGGGTTGCCTTGATAGTTGAATCTGCTGAGCCACGCGAAGTGCATCATTTCTGCACCCTTGTTGGTTTTGGTGCTGATGCTATATGCCCATATTTGGCAATAGATGCAATTTGGCGCCTGCAGGTTGATGGAAAGATACCACCAAAAGCAAGTGGTGAATTCCACTCAAAAGATGAGTTGGTCAAGAAGTATTTCAAAGCAAGCAACTATGGAATGATGAAGGTTCTTGCCAAGATGGGAATATCAACTTTGGCATCATACAAAGGTGCTCAGATTTTTGAAGCTTTGGGTCTTTCATCAGAAGTGATTGAAAAGTGCTTTGCTGGGACTCCAAGTCGAGTTGAGGGTGCAACGTTCGAGATGCTTGCTTGTGATGCTTTTCAACTGCATGAGTTGGCTTTTCCTTCTTGGGTTTTCTCTCCTGGAAGTGCAGAAGCTTTAGCTTTGCCAAATCCTGGGGATTATCACTGGAGAAAAGGTGGTGAAGTTCACCTGAATGATCCCCTTGCTATGGCAAAGCTTCAAGAGGCTGCCAGAACTAACAGTGTAGATGCATATAAACAGTATTCCAAGCTCATTCATGAATTGAACAAGGCTTGCAATTTGCGCGGGCTTCTGAAATTTAAAGAGACAGCAGTTAAGATTCCTATTGATGAAGTGGAGCCTGCTAGTGAAATAGTAAAACGGTTTTGCACTGGGGCCATGAGTTATGGGTCAATATCATTGGAGGCACACACAGCATTAGCAATGGCTATGAATAAAATAGGAGGGAAATCCAACACAG GTGAGGGAGGGGAGCAACCATCTCGTATGGAGCCTCTTCCTGATGGCTCAATGAATCCCAAAAGGAGTGCCATTAAGCAAGTGGCTAGTGGGAGATTTGGAGTTTCAAGTTACTACCTTACAAATGCTGATGAACTGCAGATAAAAATGGCCCAG GGAGCAAAACCAGGTGAGGGAGGTGAACTTCCTGGTCACAAAGTTATAGGAGACATTGCTGTCACTAGGAATTCAACTTCCGGTGTAGGACTTATCAGTCCACCTCCCCATCATGATATTTATTCAATTGAAGATCTTGCCCAACTAATTCATGATCTGAAG aATGCCAACCCGGCTGCTCGGATTAGTGTGAAGTTGGTATCGGAAGCTGGAGTGGGGATAATTGCTAGTGGAGTTGTTAAAGGCCATGCTGACCATGTATTGATTTCAGGTCATGATGGAGGTACTGGGGCTTCCAGATGGACTGGCATAAAGAATGCCGGGCTGCCTTGGGAACTTGGCCTGGCTGAGACCCACCAAACTTTGGTTGCTAATGATCTACGTGGTCGCACAGTCCTCCAAACTGATGGGCAACTGAAAACCGGGAGAGATGTGGCCATAGCCACTCTTCTTGGTGCAGAAGAGTTTGGTTTCAGTACTGCTCCACTCATCACTCTTGGCTGCATCATGATGCGGAAGTGCCACAAGAACACTTGTCCGGTTGGCATTGCTACACAAGATCCAGTACTTAGAGAGAAGTTTGCTGGAGAACCTGAGCATGTTATCAACTTCTTTTTTATGGTGGCAGAGGAAATGAGAGAAATTATGTCCCAGCTTGGGTTTAGAAGAGTTAATGAGATGGTTGGCCGTTCCGATATGCTTGAAGTTGATAAGGAAGTTGTCAAGAGCAACGAGAAACTAGAGAACATTGACCTCTCTCTATTGCTTAGACCTGCAGCTGAACTGCGGCCAGAAGCTTCTCAATACTGTGTGCAAAAACAGGATCATGGTTTGGATATGGCCTTGGATAATAAGCTCATAAGTCTGTCTAGTGCTGCTTTGGAAAAAGGTCTTCCAGTATACATTGAAACTCCAATATATAATGTAAACCGTGCTGTGGGAACTATGCTTAGCCATGAGGTGACTAAACTGTACCACCTAGCTGGTCTTCCAAATGACACCATCCATATTAGATTTACTGGCAGTGCAGGCCAGAGCTTTGGTGCATTCCTCTGTCCTGGTATCACTTTGGAACTTGAAGGTGATAGCAATGACTATGTTGGTAAAGGATTATCTGGTGGCAAGATTGTAGTGTATCCTCCAAAAGAAAGTAACTTTGACCCTAAGGAGAACATTGTCATTGGTAATGTTGCACTGTATGGGGCAACACGTGGGGAAGCTTATTTCAATGGGATGGCAGCAGAAAGATTTTGTGTGCGTAATTCTGGAGCTAAGGCTGTAGTAGAAGGTGTTGGTGATCATGGGTGTGAGTACATGACTGGTGGGACTGTTGTTGTGCTTGGTAAAACTGGTAGAAATTTTGCTGCAGGTATGAGTGGTGGGATTGCTTATGTTCTTGATGTGGATGGAAAATTCCAATCTCAATGCAACTTGGAACTTGTAGATCTAGATAAggttgaagaggaagaggacattCTTACACTTAGAATGTTGATTCAGCAGCATCAACGTCACACAAATAGTCTGCTCGCCAAAGAAGTGCTTGATGATTTTGAGAATCTTCTTCCTAAATTTATCAAGGTGTTCCCTAGGGAGTATAAACGTGTTCTTGCAAGTATGAAGTCTGAGGAAACCTCCAAAGATGCAGTGGTGCATGCTGCTAAACATGAGCAAGATGATGAAGCACAAGCAGTGGAGAAGGATGCTTTTGAAGAGCTTAAGAAACTGGCGACTGCATCATTGAATGAGAAACCGAGTCAg GCTGAATCACCGAAGAGGCCAAGTcaagtcactggtgccattaaACATAgaggttttgtttcttatgAGCGAGAGGGTGTTCAGTATAGGGATCCTAATGTTCGCATGACTGATTGGAAGGAAGTGATGGAGGAGACAAAGCCTGGTCCCcttttgaaaacacagtcaGCGCGTTGTATGGACTGTGGTACTCCTTTCTGTCATCAG gAAAACTCTGGATGTCCTCTTGGAAATAAAATACCAGAATTTAATGAGTTAGTATACCAAAATAGGTGGCATGAAGCATTAGAGAGGCTTCTTGAAACAAATAACTTTCCAGAGTTTACTGGTCGGGTGTGCCCAGCACCTTGTGAAGGTTCTTGTGTCCTTGGTATTATTGAGAATCCCGTATCCATTAAAAGCATTGAATGTGCCATCATAGACAAGGCTTTTGAGGAGGGTTGGATGGTGCCACGACCTCCTGTCCAGAGAACTGG GAAAAGAGTAGCCATCGTTGGCAGTGGACCATCTGGCTTGGCAGCTGCTGATCAGCTAAATAAAATGGGTCATACAGTAACCGTGTATGAAAGAGCTGATAGGATAGGAGGGCTTATGATGTATGGGGTTCCCAACATGAAAACCGACAAAGTGGATATAGTTCAACGGCGAGTAAATCTTATGGCTGAGGAGGGAATAGATTTTGTGGTGAGTGCTAATGTTGGACATGATCCTTTGTACTCTCTTGATCGGCTTCGAGAGGAAAACGATGCCATTGTCTTGGCTGTAGGAGCTACAAAACCTAG GGATCTTCCTGTACCTGGTCGGGAGCTTTCAGGAGTTCATTTTGCAATGGAGTTTCTCCATGCAAACACTAAAAGCTTGCTTGATAGCAATCTCGAGGATGGTAACTACATTTCTGCCAAGGGCAAGAAAGTTGTGGTCATTGGTGGGGGTGACACTGGCACAGATTGCATAGGAACATCCATTCGTCATGGTTGTAGTAGCGTTGTAAATCTTGAACTCCTTCCTCAGCCACCACCAACTAGGGCTCCTGGCAACCCATGGCCTCAG TGGCCTCGCATATTCCGTGTAGATTACGGTCACCAAGAGGCTGCAGCCAAATTTGGCAAAGATCCTAGATCGTATGAGGTATTAACTAAGAGGTTTATCGGAGATGAAAATGGAGTTTTGAAAGGACTTGAAGTGATTCGTGTTTGCTGGGAGAAGGATGCAACCGACAAGTTTCAGTTTAAGGAGATTGAAGGGTCAGAGGAGATTATTGAGGCTGACCTAGTTTTACTAGCCATGGGATTCCTTGGTCCCGAGTCT ACAATTGCCGAGAAGTTGGGTGTGGACCGAGACAACAGGTCAAACTTCAAGGCTGGTTATGGCCACTTCTCAACAAATGTCAAAGGGGTGTTTGCAGCCGGTGATTGTCGCCGTGGTCAGTCCCTGGTGGTGTGGGCGATTTCAGAGGGACGACAAGCAGCAGCACAGGTCGACAACTACCTCGTCAAAGAAGACAAAGACCACCGGAATCAGGATGGCCTTGTCAAGAGACAGCAGGGCCTCTACAAGAAGCAGCATGGAAGCAGCAAACACACGGTGATGACTTATAGGTGGCTCCTCTGA